A stretch of Acidobacteriota bacterium DNA encodes these proteins:
- a CDS encoding GWxTD domain-containing protein, whose product MDKNFNSEKRKSLNFLLNKKYKHKIVIILSILCFLYFCPGIIYSEEKKTLPPKYKKWLDEEVVYIITPKEREIFLKLESDEMRDKFIEEFWRQRDPTSGTPKNEFKEEHYRRIDYANKWFGRHASRPGWMTDQGRIYIILGEPIERKRFDAEQEVYPCELWFYSGDVRLGLEPFFYILFYRRFGAGEYKLYSPTVDGRERLIKDEILLTEPVLTKLKRDFDPLHKIDYDLYLASLSLIPQPGGKIKSPMESDKLLANIPLYPHKLIKDEYVDEFLKTEGKVEVDYSVNLISGTLQTEMIEDEKGNYFLHYSFSPKSLSLISYEDKYSAHWRVNGTIKTQDGKTTYQIDEESSIELTKKDIKIARTHPFSYESFLPLSPGKYILNILFQNTVSKEFVPFERVILIEDKEERINNLVLGYDIKKDTEKDVKKPFKIDNQRIYPSIENLFSEKDKLIIFTQLRKKEGYEENLKLVLKINKSDEALWRKDLEIWDTPSLLNVFESLSLEKFSPGKYTIIVTFFKKEKVIDSKEEEFSIQKERVPRQWIISKIWK is encoded by the coding sequence ATGGATAAAAATTTCAATTCAGAGAAGAGAAAATCCTTAAATTTTCTTTTAAATAAAAAATACAAACATAAAATTGTAATAATTCTTTCAATCCTTTGCTTTCTTTATTTTTGCCCTGGAATTATCTACTCAGAAGAGAAGAAAACCCTTCCACCAAAATACAAAAAATGGCTCGATGAGGAAGTAGTTTACATTATAACACCAAAGGAGAGGGAGATATTTTTAAAACTTGAATCTGATGAAATGAGGGATAAATTTATTGAGGAGTTCTGGAGACAGAGAGACCCAACATCTGGAACTCCAAAGAATGAATTTAAAGAGGAACATTACAGAAGAATAGATTATGCAAATAAATGGTTTGGAAGGCACGCCTCAAGACCTGGATGGATGACTGACCAGGGAAGAATATATATAATATTGGGAGAACCAATTGAGAGGAAAAGGTTCGATGCAGAACAAGAGGTTTATCCGTGCGAGTTATGGTTTTACTCTGGAGATGTAAGACTTGGTCTTGAACCTTTCTTTTATATACTTTTTTATAGAAGATTTGGAGCAGGAGAATATAAACTTTACAGCCCAACGGTCGATGGAAGAGAAAGATTGATTAAAGATGAAATCTTGTTAACAGAACCGGTTCTAACAAAGTTAAAACGCGATTTCGATCCCTTACATAAAATAGATTATGACCTCTATTTAGCATCACTATCTCTTATACCACAACCAGGAGGAAAGATAAAAAGTCCTATGGAATCGGATAAATTGCTAGCAAACATTCCACTTTATCCTCATAAGCTCATAAAAGATGAATATGTAGATGAATTCTTAAAGACTGAAGGAAAGGTGGAGGTAGATTACTCAGTAAATTTAATCTCAGGAACACTTCAAACAGAAATGATAGAAGATGAAAAAGGAAACTATTTTCTCCACTACTCATTTTCCCCAAAATCCCTCTCTTTAATCTCCTATGAGGATAAATACTCCGCCCACTGGAGAGTAAACGGAACAATTAAAACTCAGGATGGAAAAACAACATACCAGATAGATGAAGAATCTTCAATTGAGCTTACAAAAAAAGACATAAAAATAGCAAGAACACATCCTTTCTCCTATGAAAGTTTTCTGCCCCTTTCTCCGGGAAAATATATACTGAATATTCTCTTTCAGAACACAGTCTCAAAAGAATTTGTTCCCTTTGAAAGGGTAATCCTCATAGAGGATAAAGAAGAAAGAATAAACAACTTGGTATTAGGATATGATATAAAAAAAGATACTGAAAAGGATGTAAAAAAACCATTTAAAATAGATAATCAGAGAATCTATCCTTCAATTGAAAATTTATTTTCAGAGAAAGATAAACTCATCATATTCACCCAGCTAAGGAAAAAAGAAGGATATGAGGAGAACTTGAAATTAGTGCTTAAGATAAACAAATCTGATGAGGCTTTATGGAGAAAAGATTTAGAGATCTGGGATACTCCTTCTCTTTTAAATGTATTTGAATCGCTCTCTCTTGAGAAATTCTCTCCTGGAAAATACACAATAATTGTAACTTTTTTTAAAAAAGAAAAGGTAATTGATTCAAAGGAGGAGGAGTTTTCAATACAGAAAGAAAGAGTTCCCAGACAGTGGATAATTTCAAAAATCTGGAAATAA
- a CDS encoding secondary thiamine-phosphate synthase enzyme YjbQ — translation MKILEVKTRAKEEFVDITPLVQKAISEDEVKEGLCIVFIPHTTAGITINENADPDVVRDILYGLRKIVPDNAPYSHGEGNSPAHIKASILGQSEIILVKDGKLALGTWQGIFLCEFDGPRTRKVYVSVHKK, via the coding sequence ATGAAAATACTTGAAGTCAAAACAAGGGCAAAAGAAGAGTTTGTGGATATAACTCCTCTTGTCCAGAAAGCAATTTCAGAAGATGAGGTTAAGGAAGGACTCTGTATAGTATTTATACCTCATACAACTGCAGGGATTACGATAAATGAAAATGCTGACCCTGATGTTGTAAGGGATATTCTCTATGGTCTTAGAAAAATTGTTCCTGACAATGCTCCATACAGCCATGGAGAAGGAAATTCTCCAGCCCATATAAAAGCAAGCATTCTAGGTCAATCTGAAATTATTTTGGTCAAAGATGGCAAGCTGGCGCTTGGAACATGGCAGGGAATTTTTCTTTGCGAATTCGATGGTCCACGCACAAGAAAAGTTTATGTCTCCGTTCACAAAAAATAA
- a CDS encoding NAD-dependent succinate-semialdehyde dehydrogenase, with product MILQSINPANGKLIATFEEHSLDEIRESTGKTWEAFLLWKETSFRERSNLMKKVAYQLRTHGEHYGRIITEEMGKPIIQSIAEVEKCAWVCEYYAENAERFLKDELIETDASKSYVCFEPLGVILAIMPWNFPFWQVFRFAAPALMAGNVALLKHSSNVPRCSLAIEEVFQKAGFPPHLFTTLLISSEKVGDVIKDDKIKAVTLTGSEDAGSKVAEIAGREIKKTVLELGGSDPFIILHDADVNVCASVGTQARTTNTGQSCIAAKRFIVVEEQAKEFERLLTENIEKLKVGDPLDKNTQIGPLARKDLLLELDKQVQDSIAQGAKLLTGGKRLDRPGFYYAPTVLTDVREGMPVYREETFGPVAAVIKVRDEEEAIRIANATRFGLGASLWTKDLKKAEELARKIDSGMVFINAMVKSDPRLPFGGVKKSGYGRELSHYGIKEFVNIKSVWIA from the coding sequence ATGATCCTGCAATCTATTAATCCTGCTAATGGAAAATTAATTGCTACCTTTGAGGAACATTCTTTAGATGAGATAAGAGAAAGTACAGGAAAGACCTGGGAGGCATTTCTTCTATGGAAAGAAACATCTTTCAGGGAGCGAAGCAATTTAATGAAAAAAGTTGCGTATCAATTAAGAACACATGGGGAGCATTATGGAAGAATTATAACCGAGGAGATGGGTAAACCCATTATCCAGTCCATTGCTGAGGTAGAAAAATGCGCCTGGGTGTGTGAGTACTATGCAGAGAATGCAGAAAGATTTTTAAAGGATGAACTGATAGAAACTGATGCGAGCAAGAGTTACGTTTGTTTTGAACCCCTGGGTGTTATTCTTGCTATAATGCCATGGAATTTCCCTTTCTGGCAGGTATTCAGGTTCGCAGCGCCGGCATTGATGGCTGGCAATGTGGCCCTTTTAAAGCATTCTTCTAACGTCCCGCGTTGTTCTTTAGCCATAGAAGAAGTATTCCAGAAAGCTGGCTTTCCACCCCATCTCTTTACAACTTTGTTGATAAGTTCAGAGAAGGTAGGAGATGTCATAAAGGATGATAAGATCAAAGCAGTAACTCTTACTGGCAGTGAAGATGCTGGAAGTAAGGTAGCAGAAATAGCAGGCAGGGAGATTAAGAAAACTGTTCTGGAATTAGGGGGAAGCGATCCGTTCATAATCCTTCATGATGCAGATGTTAATGTTTGTGCCAGTGTAGGGACTCAGGCCAGAACGACCAATACAGGACAGAGTTGCATCGCTGCCAAGAGATTTATTGTAGTTGAAGAACAGGCCAAAGAGTTTGAAAGACTACTTACCGAGAATATTGAAAAGTTAAAGGTTGGTGACCCTCTGGATAAAAATACTCAGATTGGACCCCTTGCCCGGAAAGACCTGCTACTGGAGTTAGATAAACAAGTCCAGGATTCCATAGCTCAAGGAGCAAAACTCCTGACCGGAGGAAAAAGGTTGGATAGACCTGGATTCTATTATGCTCCTACAGTTCTGACAGATGTAAGGGAAGGTATGCCGGTTTATAGAGAGGAAACCTTCGGTCCAGTTGCGGCTGTTATCAAGGTAAGGGATGAAGAGGAAGCTATCAGGATAGCTAACGCCACACGGTTTGGCCTGGGAGCCAGTCTATGGACAAAAGACTTGAAAAAGGCTGAAGAGTTAGCAAGGAAGATTGATTCAGGAATGGTTTTTATTAATGCTATGGTAAAATCAGACCCACGCCTGCCCTTTGGTGGAGTTAAGAAATCAGGCTATGGCCGGGAATTGTCCCATTATGGGATTAAAGAATTTGTAAACATTAAGTCAGTATGGATTGCTTAA